The sequence below is a genomic window from Nostoc flagelliforme CCNUN1.
CATCGTTTCCACAATGTGGTAAGAATAATACCCCACCTTTTGGAGACGTTTGGCAAATGTGGGTGCAGCAGAGCCAATCAATAACACAGCAGCAGCTTTGGTTTGAATTTGTGCTAGCCAGCCAGTATCATCACCTGCTTTAGCTTCTCCACCAGCAATTAAAATCGCTGGACTTTTCACAGATGCTAAACCAACTTCGGCAGCATCGTAGTTAGTAGCTTTACTATCGTTTATGAAATCAATACTTTCCCAAGTGCAGATATGCTCCAAACGATGAGCAACGCCAGGAAATTCCCGAATTGCAAGTGCGATCGCATCACGATTAATTCCCGCTAATCGTGCCGTTGCTACTGCCATCAAGAGATTTTGCTGGTTATGTTCTCCCACCATCCGCAAAGTAGATACTTTCACAATCGGTTCTGGTGCAGAGGTTGCAGTCAATTTTTCCACAACCCAGTCGTCCTCGATGTAAAAGCCTTTTTCGCTAATCAGGAAATCTTTTCCTTTGACACTTGTCCAATAAGCATCAGGCCAAGCACTTAAACCTTGCTGCCTCAAGTAGGCATCATCGCCATTGAACACTTGCAACTCTGACTGACGCAACAGCTTGGCTTTGATGTTGTAATAGTTTTCTAAAGTCTTATGGCGACTAAGATGATCCGGTGTGAAAGTCGTCCAAACCCCGATACGTGGTGCAAGAGAACTCGAAGACTCTACTTGATAGCTGCTAATTTCCGCAATCACCCAATCGAGTGAGGAGTTATCAAATGCTTCCCCTGCTTCCCCTGCTCCCCCTGCCTCCCCTGCTCCCCCTGCCTCCCCTGCTCCCTGCTCCCTGCTCCCTGCCCCTCTTCCCTTCCAAGATAGGGCAACATCACAAGCAGCGTAGCCAATATTACCGCAGGCGGGTGCATTTAAGCCTGCTGCTTGGAAAATGGCAGCAATTAAAGCTGTGGTAGTAGTTTTACCGTTAGTGCCTGTAATTCCTACCCAAGGCAGGGATTGCAAATTTCGCCAAGCGAGTTCCATTTCCCCAATGGTTTCAATACCTAATTGGCGTGCCTTGATTAATACGGGAATATCCCAAGGTACGCCAGGACTAACGACTATTAATTGGGGTAAATTAGCACCATTCAATTCTAGGGATTGGCCTAGTTTTACGGTTATTTGCTCGGCAGCGAGTTCTTGTTGTTGTTGTAGGAGGGTTTCGGAGGTGTTGCTATCAGTTAGCTCGACCTCCCAACCTTCCCGTTTCAACAATCTCGCCGCAGCAACACCGGACTTTCCCAATCCAATTACAGTAGCTCTGGACATAGATTGCAGCAGAGTGTCCCTGGTTAAGCACTCCCTATAGTAGCGTCTATTGGCAAAAATTACACAACTTTTTGTTGACTTACGCTACAGATTTTTGACGATCGCCCCAAAGTCAGCTAAAACACGGGCATGATTGCGAACTAATCCAAGTAAGTGCAATCGATTACGCTTAATTTCTGGATCGGAGTCCATAACTAATACGCTATCTGGGCCATCAAAGAAGTTACTAACTGTCGGAGCAATTTTTCCTAGTGCTGCTAGTAACAATTGATAATTTCGTGTCTGCTGTGCTGCTTGAGTTTGCGGCACTGATTCGATTAAGGCATTATACAAAGCTGTCTCAGAAGGCTTTTGGAATAGTTCTTGACGGACTACGGTTGTCGGTTCTAGCTGTTTTGTATCCAAATCACCTTGGGCGGCTAATCGTGTGGAACGGTTAACAGTTTCGTAGATGTTATCTAAGGTACTGTCGTTGCGGATTTGTTGTAAGTATAAGGCGCGATCGCGTACATCCAACAAATCTTTTAATGCCCGTTCTGTGTATTCTGGATCATTTTCTCCCAAAACTGCATTTACCAAGTCGTAATCAATCTTTTCTTCTTGTAGTAAGGTACGGATGCGTTGTAAGAAAAACTCTTGTAACGCTGCGGTTAATGATGCCTGATCTTTATGATATTTCGCTGCAAACTCTGTGGATATTTGCGCTAATAAATCATCTAAATTTATCGGCAAATTATAAAACCAAGTAATTTTAACTACAGCATTAGCCGCACGGCGCAAAGCAAAGGGATCAGACGAGCCAGAGGGAATTAAACCTAAACCAAAGATACTTACTAAAGTATCTAATCTATCTGCCAAAGCTACAATTTGACCTGTGAGGGTTTCGGGAAAATTATCACCGGCTCCCGTTGGCAAATAATGTTGATAAATTGCCTTTGCAACTTCGGCATCTTCACCACTGGCTAAAGCATATTTTTCTCCCATAATGCCTTGCAATTCGGGGAATTCATACACCATTTGAGTAACCAAATCTGCTTTACATAATAAAGCAGCACGTTGGATTTTTGGGCTTTGATTTTGGGCTAATTCTAATTGGGTGCTTATTTGCTCGGCAACTTTGACTACTCTATCTACCTTGGTACGCACCGAACCCAATTCTTCTTGGAAAGTGACTTTTTCTAACTGGGGTAAAAAGTTTTCTAACGGCTTAGTTAAATCAGCTTCATAGAAAAACCTGCCATCAGCTAATCTGGCACGAATTACTCTTTCATTCCCAACGGCAACAATATCTGATTTATTGGGATCAGCGTTAGAAATAGTAATGAAATTGGGCAATAATTCTTGTTCAGAACTATCTGGTTTGAATACAGGGAAATAACGTTGATGAGTAACCATGACTTCAGTAATTACCTCACTTGGTAATTCCAAAAATTCTGGTTCAAATTTACCGACAACTGTAGAAGGATATTCTACAAGGTTGGTGACTTCCTCTAACAAATCGGGGTAAATTACCGTATATCCGCCTAATTTCTCTGCTACTGCCTTTACTTGCTCTTTGATAATATTTGCCCGTTCTTCTGGGTCAACGGTCACATAAGCAGATTTGAGGGCGGTAATATAATCAGTAGCTTGGGTAATTGTCACAGGTTCAGGATGTAAGACCCGATGACCTTGAGAAATGCGATCACTCTGAATCGTTTTAGAACCATTCACTAATTCTAGAGGTAGCACCGTCTCGTCTAACAAAGCTACCAGCCAACGAATTGGTCGGGAAAACCTCGCATCTCCATTTCCCCAACGCATCAACCGCTTACCTTCCAAACCCCAAATCCACTGGGGAATAAGTTCTGTCAAAATTTCCGCCACAGGACGACCGGAAATTCTTTTTTGCACAAACACAAATTCCCCTTTGTCAGTGGGGCGAAGGAACAACGCATCTAATTCCACACCTTGCTTTTTGGCAAAGCCTACTGCTGCTGCTGTCGGCTGACCATCTTTAAAGGCGGCTTGGGCGGGGGGGCCTTTAATTTCTTCTTCTCGGTCTGGTTGCTGGGATGGTAGGCCTTTAATCACTACCGCCAAACGCCGGGGAGTACCGTACACCTGGACACTTTCGCCTTTAAGGCTGTTTGCTTCCAGGCTTTGGGGAATACGTTCCTGCCATTGCACTAAAGCATCACTGAGAAAACTTGCAGGTAGTTCTTCTGTACCAACTTCTAATAGAAACGCAGGCATATAATACTGTTTTCAACTTTGCGTAGCTCAACTTTATCAGTTATTCTCAAGCGATCGCTCGTGATTTTTAGCTTAATCGGTCATCGAAGAGGACAAGGGGAAAACCCCATAGATAAATAAGGAATGGAAGTTAGGTCAGAGTGTATTCCATACAAAACTTCACACAAAAAGTGTTATTCTTCATCGATTCATTACATTTACTACCGTAGTTTTATGCGGTATTTACGTATATAAATTTTTATCGTAAGCTTAGTTTTGTTTGATGCATTGATATCTGCATCATGTAAAAAATAAATTTTGGAGTTATGACCATGAAAAATATTTTCACCAAAATCACCGCGATCGCAGCAACCAGTGCTGCTTTTACTGTTGCTTAGGCGTAGTCCGCACTTCTCTACGAGACGCTGCGCGTAGCTTGCTTCCCCGTAGGGGTACGGCAGAGCTACTTGACCACCGCAGGCATCGCTTCTAACAACCCAGCGCAAGCTATTGAGTTAAACTTTAACTGCCAAGGTGATGTTGGTTATTCAGCAATAGGTTCATTTAGCTACGACGAAACTACAGCACCTACAATTATTTCAGAAAGGGGTAGTGGAGCAACCAACTTTTTACAATCCTTGAATGTCTCCTTCTTAGACCCATTATGTGCCAGTTTAAAGGGCGTAATGCGGGTTATATGCACGAGCTTGAATATGATGGTAGAATCCCTCAAGTATAAATTTAGGCATTAGTTCAGAAACAATCAGACCAAATATTGTCATGATCACCAGAAACTAAAACCTATGTCTAGAAGAGGATGTTTTAAAAGGGTCTTTTACTCTAATGGTGAACACAGCGAAGCATCTCAGTAAATAGCTGAAACCTTATATTTTCGTTGTAGTTTATCCAAGTCTGAACTAGAAAATTACATTTTCTGGAACTTTTAAAACGACCTCTAAAAACCTAAGCTGTTTACACAAAGTGATATTTTAATTTTTAAGTGCTTTATGCAGTAGAAAAATTTTCTTTTAAAAACCACTAAAAAATTCATCAACAATGTTTAACGCACTGTTAATGAAGCAAATTTACAAATTTAAATAGGTAATAAAAGTAGCAGCCCATACTCACTATGAAGGAATAAATCCGATTAGATCCGGGTGTCTTCACAAAATTCACAAATAGCTCATGCACATACTGATTTATTCCTACAACTATCATCCAGAGCCGATTGGTATTGCTCCGTTAATGACTGAATTAGCAGAAGGACTAGTAAAGCGAGGTCACCAAGTGCGGGTAATTACGGGAATGCCCAACTATCCTCAGCGCGAAATTTACCATGAGTATCGGGGTAAGTGGTACGTTACTGAACAAACAAATGGCGTCACGATTCAACGAAGTTACCTGCGAATTAAGTCTAAACCTAATCTTATAGATAGGCTATTACTAGAGTTGAGCTTTGTTTTCACGAGCTTACCCCAAGCCTTTAAAGGCGGACGCCCGGATGTGATTATTTTAACAGTTCCGCCTCTTTTCGGTACTTTACCAGTAACAATATTTGGTTGGTTATACAACTGCCCAGTAGTTCTGAATGTGCAAGATATTCTACCAGATGCTGCGGTACGGATCGGGCTATTGAAGAACAAGTGGATGATCCGAACTCTTGCAGCCCTAGAAAAATTTGCATATCGGTCTGCACACACTATTAGTGTCATTGCCGATGGGTTTCGTGAGAATTTAGTGAATAAGGGAGTACCTGTTAATAAAATCGTTTGTATTCCTAATTGGGTGAATGTAAATTTCATTTGCCCCTTACCAAAACACAACAACTCTTGGATATCTAGCCATCAACTTGATGGAAAATTTGTAGTACTTTATTCGGGCAATATTGCTCTAACGCAAGGTTTAGAAACAGTAATAGAAGCAGCAATTTGCTTGCGTCATATCAAGGAGATTGTCTTTGTTATCGTTGGCGAATCAATAGCATTGCAAAGGTTGCAGAAATATTGTCTTTTAAATGGAGCAGATAATGTTTTGCTGCTACCGTTGCAACCGCGAGAAAAACTACCCGAAATGCTAGCAGCATCTGATGTTGGGTTGATTGTGCAAAAGCGCAATGTGATTTCGTTCAATATGCCTTCAAAAATACCACTGCTATTGGCAAGTGGTCGCCCGATTGTGGGTTCAGTTCCCGCCACTGGTACTGCTGCAAAAGCAATCAAACTCAGTGGTGGCGGGATAATTGTTGAGCCAGAATCACCCGATGCAATGGCTACTGCGGTGCATGATTTATATGTTAATCCTACTTTAGGGGCGAGGCTAGGTAATGCAGGAAGACAGTTTGCCGAAGAAAACTATTCCTTTGAGCAAGCACTTAATCGGTATGAAGGGCTACTTTCTCATATTGTTGCTAACCGAAAATCAACTATAGGTAACTTGCCGAAATTAAATTCCAAGAAATCAGTTGTGGATGGTTGATATGGCTGGATACTGGGGATTTTTTACAAAAATGGGATGCTTTCTTAATTAGTGAACATTAAGCGACTAGGAGGACAAAACCGTAATTAGGAAAAATTAAATCACCCATTCGGGTGAGTTGAAAATCAACCGATCGGGTGACCTAAGTGTAGGAAGTTGAGACTGCTAAAAAATAGGACTCTAGAGAACACTGGTTTATTGCACGTCGTTTTTGATGAGGATAACTCGATGAAACTTGCAACGTTACTTAATAAAACTGAGTTAATAGCGTTGGCGTACTCCTAGGTCGAAGCCAGCTACGCGCAGCATGTCGCAGACAAGCCTCTGCAAGAGTTGGCGCTCCATACTTTTCTCTTCCCTAAGATCACTATTCACTAATACTTAAGAGCGATAAAATCGTCTGTAACTTATACTAGTTTCGTATTTTATGTGATGATAATGCAAGCAAGCACTTGCAAACGTGAATGCTACGTGGAAACTTGTGTGAATTTATTTGTGCGCGGTATTAGCACTTTGCCGTTGCAGAAAGTAGGAGGTTCAGTTGATTCTTCTGCAACAAGATAAACTCTGTTTTCTCTTTCAGCTAAGGCACTGGGTTTTATACTACCTAAAAAAAGTTTTATAAATTACACTTTGAAAATGATTTGAGCTAAGTAATGTACAAAATAGCCATAATGTGCTAAGGGAGATTTGTTTCAGGTGCTAGACAACGTGAGCGATCGCCCAAATACCCAAATATATATTTATCACCAACATCAAGAAAAAAGGGTTAAAAAACTATTCAAACAATGCTTTTTTAGCGAAGAGTAGATTGCCCAAGTCTAAATCCACAAGACGAGAAACCGAATATGTCCCATTCTGAGTTCCCTGATTCTCCCCTACCCATTGAAACAGAACAGGCTTCTGTTAATGATTCTAATCAAGAGTCGCAACCATTGCCAGAGCGATCGCCTAAGCCACCTCAAAAGCGGCGTTGGCCCCTGCTGTTGGGAATCGTCCTATTAATTGCAGGTGTTGGTTTTGGTTGGCGCTGGTGGCAAACTACTAATGCTAGCAATGCACCACCGGGCGGGCCTGCTGCTGGTCAACCTATGGCAATTCCCGTCAAGCTAGCAACTGTGCAAACTGAAACTGTGCAGGAAAGCTCAGAGTTTATTGGCTCCTTAGAAGCTCCACGTTCGGCAATCATCAAGCCACAAGTTGAAGGACGAGTAACCCAGATTTTCGTCCAAGAGGGCAACCGTGTTCAACAAGGGCAAGTTATTATTAGCCTGCAAAGTGATGATGTCCAAGCTCAATTATCACAAGCCAAAGGCGCACTAGAACAAGCCCAAGCACGTCTTGCTGAACTCCAAGCGGGTACGCGACAAGAAGAAGTTGCCCAAGCTAGAGCGCAGTTAGCCCAAGCCCAAGC
It includes:
- a CDS encoding glycosyltransferase family 4 protein; this encodes MHILIYSYNYHPEPIGIAPLMTELAEGLVKRGHQVRVITGMPNYPQREIYHEYRGKWYVTEQTNGVTIQRSYLRIKSKPNLIDRLLLELSFVFTSLPQAFKGGRPDVIILTVPPLFGTLPVTIFGWLYNCPVVLNVQDILPDAAVRIGLLKNKWMIRTLAALEKFAYRSAHTISVIADGFRENLVNKGVPVNKIVCIPNWVNVNFICPLPKHNNSWISSHQLDGKFVVLYSGNIALTQGLETVIEAAICLRHIKEIVFVIVGESIALQRLQKYCLLNGADNVLLLPLQPREKLPEMLAASDVGLIVQKRNVISFNMPSKIPLLLASGRPIVGSVPATGTAAKAIKLSGGGIIVEPESPDAMATAVHDLYVNPTLGARLGNAGRQFAEENYSFEQALNRYEGLLSHIVANRKSTIGNLPKLNSKKSVVDG
- the glyS gene encoding glycine--tRNA ligase subunit beta, which codes for MPAFLLEVGTEELPASFLSDALVQWQERIPQSLEANSLKGESVQVYGTPRRLAVVIKGLPSQQPDREEEIKGPPAQAAFKDGQPTAAAVGFAKKQGVELDALFLRPTDKGEFVFVQKRISGRPVAEILTELIPQWIWGLEGKRLMRWGNGDARFSRPIRWLVALLDETVLPLELVNGSKTIQSDRISQGHRVLHPEPVTITQATDYITALKSAYVTVDPEERANIIKEQVKAVAEKLGGYTVIYPDLLEEVTNLVEYPSTVVGKFEPEFLELPSEVITEVMVTHQRYFPVFKPDSSEQELLPNFITISNADPNKSDIVAVGNERVIRARLADGRFFYEADLTKPLENFLPQLEKVTFQEELGSVRTKVDRVVKVAEQISTQLELAQNQSPKIQRAALLCKADLVTQMVYEFPELQGIMGEKYALASGEDAEVAKAIYQHYLPTGAGDNFPETLTGQIVALADRLDTLVSIFGLGLIPSGSSDPFALRRAANAVVKITWFYNLPINLDDLLAQISTEFAAKYHKDQASLTAALQEFFLQRIRTLLQEEKIDYDLVNAVLGENDPEYTERALKDLLDVRDRALYLQQIRNDSTLDNIYETVNRSTRLAAQGDLDTKQLEPTTVVRQELFQKPSETALYNALIESVPQTQAAQQTRNYQLLLAALGKIAPTVSNFFDGPDSVLVMDSDPEIKRNRLHLLGLVRNHARVLADFGAIVKNL
- the murD gene encoding UDP-N-acetylmuramoyl-L-alanine--D-glutamate ligase, with translation MSRATVIGLGKSGVAAARLLKREGWEVELTDSNTSETLLQQQQELAAEQITVKLGQSLELNGANLPQLIVVSPGVPWDIPVLIKARQLGIETIGEMELAWRNLQSLPWVGITGTNGKTTTTALIAAIFQAAGLNAPACGNIGYAACDVALSWKGRGAGSREQGAGEAGGAGEAGGAGEAGEAFDNSSLDWVIAEISSYQVESSSSLAPRIGVWTTFTPDHLSRHKTLENYYNIKAKLLRQSELQVFNGDDAYLRQQGLSAWPDAYWTSVKGKDFLISEKGFYIEDDWVVEKLTATSAPEPIVKVSTLRMVGEHNQQNLLMAVATARLAGINRDAIALAIREFPGVAHRLEHICTWESIDFINDSKATNYDAAEVGLASVKSPAILIAGGEAKAGDDTGWLAQIQTKAAAVLLIGSAAPTFAKRLQKVGYYSYHIVETMERAVPRAAELAKEYEAPVVLLSPACASFDQYPNFEVRGDRFRQLCLDWAKVEKLQYNSILSSPLP